DNA sequence from the Halorussus limi genome:
AGTCCCACCGCATCATGTATCCGACCGGTCACTACGGCGTCGCGCTGTTGGCGGCCGCGCCAGTCGCATCGTTTCTCGGCCGACGGTCAGGGACGGTGTTCTCCATGTTCGTCATCTTGGTCGCGGTGCTACCGGACCTCGACAGGCATCTCCCGTACGTGACCCACCACGGAGTGACGCACACCTTCCTGTTCGCGGCCGTCGCCGGCGTCGTCATCGGAGCACTCGGTGCCGCGGTGTACCGGGCGTACCTCGCCGTCTCGGCGGCCTCACGGTGGCCGAACCTGTCGCCCGAGCGCGTCTTCGTGTGGGCCACCGCCGGCGTGTTCATCGGGGTGTCCGGCCACGTCGTCGCCGACATCCTCGTCCTGCTCCCCGGCACGCAACCGGTCAGTCCGTTCTGGCCGGTGTTCGAGCGGAAACTCACCGTCGAGGTCATTCCGTTGGGGGCCCCGGTTCGGAACGTCTCGCTTCTAGTGTTGGGATTCGTCGCCCAGACCGCCGTCTACCGGTACGAGTAACGCTCCCTTGTTCGAATGAACTATCGAGTAAAACGGGGTTTAGATGGGCTAAAACGGGCTTATATCAGCAATTGGCCAACGGCATTAACCGCGTGGGCGGGGTTGGTAGGAATGTCCCGAGCGGGGACAGTACTACTCTCTAAGACAATGATGGGGAACGAAAACAGCGATATCACGGCGGACGAGGCGGCGTTGCAAGAGGAAGGCGAACAGATGGAGGCGTACATGTTCCAGAACCAGTTCTTCCGGGAGGGGGAGTTCCACGTCGTCTCCGGCGAACTGGAGAACGTTCCGAACCCGGCGGGCGTCGGCGAGGGCGGCCTGCTGAGTAGCTTCAACACGCGCATCATCCAGTACACGAACGCGAAGAACACCTTCGCGTACTTCTTCCCGTACCAAGACGCCGAGGTCGAACAGGGCGTCCTCTACCGCCTCGGCGGCGACTGGTCGGACATCAACCAGAACGGGGGCGGCGACGGCGGCGGCGAGACGCCGCGGTCGAACCTGATCAACGTGACGTTCCAGCAGGTCGGAACGCCGGAAGACTTCTGATGCCGTACAGTACGCCAGCTAACACTATCAGAGACAAACAATGACGGAAGACGACACTCTCATCGAGAAGCTTACGGGCGAATCGTCGCGCAGAACGTTCATGAAGTCCAGTGCGCTCGCGTCGGGCGGACTCGCGCTGGGGGCGTCCGGCGCAGGAACCGTCGCCGCTCAACAGGACGGCGGCGGAGACTGGAAGCGGGGGCTGATGTTCCAGACTAACTTCTTCCCGCAGTCGCAGTTCACGGTCCGGTCGAAACCGCTCCCGTGGGCACCGGTCTACAACCAGAACGAGGAGGACTTCCTCAACGAGGAGAACCGGAGTCTGCTGTTCCAGAATCCGGGGGTCTTCCAGAACATCAACGCCCACGTCATCGAGTGGCAGTTCGCCGGGCAAGACTGGGGCTTCCTGTTCATTCCGAACTCCGTGAACGTCCAGCAGGGCCAGACGTACCGGACCAGTCCCGTGTTCGGCACGTTCGGACCCGAGGACTTCGGGGATTACGGCATCGACACGGGCGTCCAAGACGAGGCGTTCGTGGGCGCGGACGAGAACCAGTACCTCGACGAAGGTGCGAACGAACTCGGACTCATCACCATCCAGTTCTCCCCCGTCAGCGGCGGCGGTCAAGGCACCACGACGCAGGGCGACGGCGGTGGCGGTCAAGACACTACGACGCAGAGCGGCGGCAACTGACTGCCGTCTCGCTATCTCGGAGCGGACTGACTCTTTTTTACCGACGGTGACGCGGATGCCCACTTTATAAGACGGGAGGGTGCAAACACCCGCCCATGATACCGCCCATCGCGAGCAAGTTCGTCGCCGGGGAGTCGCCGGCTGAGGCGCTCGAACACACCCGCGACCTGAACGACCGGAACGTGAAGTCCATCCTCAACCTGCTCGGCGAACACTACCACGAGCGCGCTCCCGCCGACGAGGACGCGGAGGCGTACCTCCGACTGGTGGACGACATCGAGACCAGCGAGGCCGACGCCTGCGTCTCGGTCAAGCCCTCGCAGGTCGGTCTCGACGTTGGGACCGAGGTGTTCCACGAGAACGTCGAGCGCATCGTCGACTACGCCGCCGACCGCGACGTGTTCGTCTGGATAGACATGGAGGACCACGACACGACCGACGCGACCCTCGACATCTTCGAGAAACTCTCTCGGAAACACGAGGGCGGCGTCGGCGTCTGCGTGCAGGCGAACCTCAAGCGGACCGACGACGACCTCGAACGCCTCGCGGACCTCCCCGGCAAGGTCCGACTCGTGAAGGGCGCCTACGACCCGCCCGCCGAAGTCGCGCTCAAGGAGAAGTCGGCGGTCAACGCCGCGTACGAGCGCCAACTCGAATACATGTTCGAGCACTTCGACGGCGGTATCGCGGTCGGGAGCCACGACCCCCGGATGATAGACCGCGCCGAGGAGTTCCACGAGGAGTACGGCACCGACTTCGAGATTCAGATGCTGATGGGCGTGCGCGAGGACGCCCAGTACGACCTCGCAGCGGAGTACGAGGTCTGGCAGTACGTCCCCTACGGCGACAAGTGGCTCTCGTACTTCTACCGGCGCGCGATGGAGCGCAAGGAGAATCTCCTGTTCGCGGTCCGTGCGGTCCTCGGCCGGTAAGCCGGACGCGTCTCGGTTCTCGTTCGGACCCGTCAGCGCCGACAGCACTGATATAGATAGCGGGGAAAACAATGAATTTTAGTAAAACTAGCAGAAAAATATATCTCCGTGGTGGTTGTTAACACTCTACTGGAGGTGAACCCATGATCAGCATCACGTTCTTCGGTTGCGGTTACCACTACGGCTCCCAGCAAGTCGTCTGCGCGTAGACGACTCGTCGACGCGAATCGGCATCCAACCACGTCGCGGGGCCCGCGACGCGACTTTTGCGGTTCGTTCGACCGGACGAGAACACCTAGTTTATGGACCTGCGCTCGGATACCTCCGACAAATGTCCTCGTGGAAGCGCGACATCGCAAGCGGCCTCATCGTCATCCTGCCCATCCTCGTCTCGGCTTACATCATCGCGTACCTGTACCTCGCTATCGCGGGGATTCCGGTCCTTCAGGACATCAGTCAACCCCTCCGCGTCCTGACCGTCCTCGTCGTCTTCTCGATGCTGGTCCTCAGCGTCGGGTACATGATGCGGACCGCGGTCGGGTCGCTCGTGGAGAACGCCATCGACGGCGTGATGAATCAGGTTCCGGGCCTCCGCGTCGTCTACAACGCCTCGAAGATGGCGGCCGAGACGGCGCTCTCGGACACGACCGACCTGCAGGCCCCCGTCAAGGTCGAAGCGTGGCAGGGGATGCGAATGACCGCGTTCAAGACGGGCAAGACGACCGAGGACGGCCGCGAACTCCTCTTTCTCCCGACCGCACCGAACATCACCACCGGATTCGTCGTCGAGATGAAGCCGAGCGAGTTCGAGGAGACCGACGAGAGCGTCGAGGACGCGCTGACTCGCATCCTGAGCGCCGGGTTCGGCGAGACCAGCGAGTCGGGTATCCCCATCGACGTGGAAGACGAGAAAGAGAAACAGTCACCGCCGTCCCAGTAGCGATTCCACGGAAAACTCCTCAGGCCGCTACTGTTCGACGTAGTCGAACCACTCTTCGTGGTCGTCGGTTCGGCGGTTGACCACGTCGAAGAACCGCGACTGAATCTCCTCTGTGACGGGACCCCGACCGCCGTCGCCGATTTCCACGTTGTCGACCTGCCGGATGGGCGTGACCTCCGCGGCCGACCCGGTGAAGAACAGTTCGTCCGCGGTGTTGAGTTCGCCCCGCGAGATGGTCGCTTGGTCGTGGACCTCGTAGCCCAGTTCCTCGGCCAGCGTGATGACCGAGTCGCGGGTGATGCCGTCGAGGATGCTCTCGGCGAGGCCGGGCGTGAAGAGTTCGCCGTCCTTGACCATGAACAGGTTCTCGCCGGGACCCTCGGCGACGTTGCCCTCCT
Encoded proteins:
- a CDS encoding metal-dependent hydrolase, giving the protein MYPTGHYGVALLAAAPVASFLGRRSGTVFSMFVILVAVLPDLDRHLPYVTHHGVTHTFLFAAVAGVVIGALGAAVYRAYLAVSAASRWPNLSPERVFVWATAGVFIGVSGHVVADILVLLPGTQPVSPFWPVFERKLTVEVIPLGAPVRNVSLLVLGFVAQTAVYRYE
- a CDS encoding proline dehydrogenase family protein, with translation MIPPIASKFVAGESPAEALEHTRDLNDRNVKSILNLLGEHYHERAPADEDAEAYLRLVDDIETSEADACVSVKPSQVGLDVGTEVFHENVERIVDYAADRDVFVWIDMEDHDTTDATLDIFEKLSRKHEGGVGVCVQANLKRTDDDLERLADLPGKVRLVKGAYDPPAEVALKEKSAVNAAYERQLEYMFEHFDGGIAVGSHDPRMIDRAEEFHEEYGTDFEIQMLMGVREDAQYDLAAEYEVWQYVPYGDKWLSYFYRRAMERKENLLFAVRAVLGR
- a CDS encoding DUF502 domain-containing protein; protein product: MSSWKRDIASGLIVILPILVSAYIIAYLYLAIAGIPVLQDISQPLRVLTVLVVFSMLVLSVGYMMRTAVGSLVENAIDGVMNQVPGLRVVYNASKMAAETALSDTTDLQAPVKVEAWQGMRMTAFKTGKTTEDGRELLFLPTAPNITTGFVVEMKPSEFEETDESVEDALTRILSAGFGETSESGIPIDVEDEKEKQSPPSQ